CTCTTGAAGCATTACCACATCCAAAGCTTccttaaaaaggaaatattagGTAACCAGCCTTTTCTTCCTAGATCCCAATCTACAAACATTCCAACTAATCACCTTcataaaaatttgaacaaataaaGAAGACTACTTAAATCTCAATCTTCCTAGAGTAGTACTTAACTTCGGGCTTAGAccaattgttaaaaattttaatgacaTAAAATTGTTAAGAGTGGAGAAATCATTGAGAATAATGTTtgtcaattctttttttttttttctggtacATTTCAATTCATTGTAAGTTCTAGTATTTGAGGAATTAAAGTTCTAATGGAGTTATACACTTGTACTGTATATAGATGCAACTATATTTCCTTTTTGAGATGATGAAATAACAACCAAATAGATTTTCATTGGTTTGTTCACAACAAAGATAAAGTTGGAATTGGTTTACCTTCTAAAGAGATGAAGTCGTGATCAATTTATCTTCTAAAGCAATGACGATAAATCAATGACTAAATGGCATTTTGAAATTTGGCATAAATGCAatgataaatttgtaattttaaaatattgtgaaatgatacctaaaaatgattttagcaAAGTCATATCACCAGATATGTTTACCCACGTTTGTTATGGGCCTCACAAACCCTCTAGAATTCCAAAAAGAGTCTTTGTGCAAGACCCAAACATCAAAACAGGCAGAAGAGATCAAGCACTCATTCCCAACACCCCATTGAGCCAAATGTAGCCCAAGGACTCAGAAGAACTTCGAGAAAGCAATCAATAGACACAGAAAATTATCTCTAAGGCATAAGCATATGATCCTATACTAAATTGGAACAACCTTACAGTTGAGCTGCAATAGTAGGCTCAAAGATGGGAATggggaaaagaaatagaaattttcCAGTCCTAAAGAAAAGCAAACCTGTAGCATCCAAAGCACGGATTGATTCACAAAATGCATTAGCTCTCTCACGGCGACGCATCACATCACTTGTAGGACTAGGCATGGTTGTGAATTGGAAAATCTTGGACAAAAGATGTATACCATGTTAAAGAAACATTATAACCCACCACCTTGACACAGAATCCAAGAGAATATTCCTATAGTGGATAAATGATTATACACACACATGCAAACACAGTAACATAGAGCACTCAAGAAGAAGCATAAAGGATATAATCTCTAAGTTTATCTGTTGTATGTGGTATAGCAACCACCAATGCGCGGACCACAGCAATAGTAGCTTCATGTGATCCATCTTCAAGAAAAGCATCCATCTGAACACGTATCTTGTCAACAATCTGAAATGCCCAAAATTTGGTCAGCCAACTGTACAGAAGTTGCTCCACTATGATAGTCAGTATCAAGAAGTAAAAAAGTAATAccatatcatttttaaaatgttgtgCCACAGCTCCAAATGCATCTATGCTGGCATACTTTACATTTAGGTTTTGGTCAGAGCCAAGAGTTACTAGGGCAGGCAAAACATGTGTTGAAGCAACTTTTGCATCAATATATGGCACCTGATaagaaaaagaagttaaaaGAGTTACAAATGCTCCATTAGATGTAACTGGAAATGACAATTACAGAAGAATGGATAAACTTACAATGACTTTCAATAGATTAGCAGCGCTAATTTTCATCTCTATGTTTGAGCTAACAACCATTTcccataaaatattaaaaatcatgcCATGATGCTCTTCAAATGTACTGCATTATGTAAAAGCCTATTAGTCAAAACAATGAATTTCTAAATATTACAATTGAAAGATTTTCATGAAATACCAACCAAAGAAAGCGAACAGCATCTACAATCTCAGCATTGCGCTTTGTTGGTTGACTCTCCTTTACTGTGCCTTGAACTAAAAGGTTTCTCAAGTACTCCACCAATTGTTCATGCTTGCAAGGCGCACCTAAAACACCCGCCAAGAGAAGTGGCAGGACACACATAGTAGCAAGTCTCTCAGCAATAGCAGTTTTCGGTCTCAGACCTGTAATCAAGAAACAATTAgagatcataaaatttaaataaaaggttaaaataaacaaagagtTTATTACCTTTTATTACTGAATGGATGGTAGAAGGGAAAAATGTCAAATCAGCATTATCCCCAATTGCTACCAAGAATACAGGTAGCATTATGTGTGTCAAATAAGAATCCCCAAAACGTTCAGATACAGCCAACAAAAACTGCATCATGAATATCTAGATTAGCAAGTACTAGAAGGGCAATAAACTCATGCATATGAAACATAAAATGAACCCAAAAGCATTCCTTAGAATAAATTCAAGTACAAGATAATACCTTAGTGATTCTGTTTCTCAAATTATCCTCCTTCTGAGGTAACAAGCAGGCTAGCTGAATCAAACTAGGAAAGCAGTCAATGTGCATCCATTCAAACGCAGGCCATTCAATATGTCCACTGTCAATATATTTAAATCTCTCAGAAGCAAATATTGCAGCAACCACACTTTCAAATattgtaataatattttcacAACATAAAATGTTATGTCCCATTTGGGAATGAAAAAGGTGTAGAAAAGGGGAAATCAGAGACTACCCTGCATATAGTTCAAGCAAGGAGGTAGAAAATAATGTTCCCATTGATTCTGAAACTGTAGGAAATGGGCATGTCTCAATTGCTTTCTGGTGCACAAATGGAAGCAATTCTGTCAGCATTCTCAATAAGACATCAACATTCCAGCGCTCTCGTTCACCTAAAACATGTAGATGTGACTCAACTGAACCTTCAACCCCCGAAAGAGGAGGACAACGCTGAAAAGTTGGAAAGAAAAGTTACAAAAGAGAAATACAAGAAATGAGGTAGAGAAAAATTTGAGTAACAAGTAAAGGATTATCAGTTAGAAACTAGCATACCTGAGAAGAGCCCAAGATATGAGACAGTAAAATTCGTAAAATATGGTCCAATTTGTTTCCCCAATTGATTACTGCAGGAACTAATTCTTTAAGTGTAGTCTCTACAACCACTCCAGACGGATCACAGACCAGTTGAAACATCAACTCCTCAACCtatcaaccaaaaaaagaagacaaaaaagatATATTGGagaaatttcttattattatcttttttcctTCCTTGTAAGTTATCATATTATGATCAGGGGAAAAGGCTCCATTCCCTAGACCATGTGTCATCAACCTGTTCTAGAGCTTACATTGTAGCCAATTCTGTCAAGTCAGATTTCTTCTCCCTGATTGCCCCGAAGCATATTTAGTGAGGCTGACCTTGAAATATTTATCCATATTTGGAAAGAGTGGTAGCAGCAAAGCCAGATTATGAGCAGCAGCATCCCGAACAACAGTTCCAGAATCTTCAATCAGTTGTTGAACAATGGACAAAATAAGAGAATCACGAATCTCAGGCCGAACAAATTCTGCAAGCTCCCCGCATGATTGAGCAACAAGCAGCCTGCGCTCTTCATAGATGTGATTTATCTGCAATTGGTGAAACCCATTAGAAAGAAAGCAATAGAATAGGAAAATTGAGAGGCTCCTAAGAAAATCCAGACTGAAGCTCACTTGTTCCCAACACTGGGGAAGCAATTCTGTTTCTGTTCTCATCTCTCCTACATTCTTAGCAAGGTTAACACATGCCTGAAACGAAGTTGAAAAGATTTAGTGTCATATTCAAATCATAGATACTTTACAATATAATTGCAGTACTTCAACAGTAACCTACATCCATTATAATTCGTCTCTGTTGCTCATCCGGACGTTTAATTAAATTGAACAATGTGTGGGTTAAGGAATCACGGGTGCTGCTATCTGGGTGACGCTCAATAGCACACATTATCAGGGGAAGAAGCTCCTATGTGCAGGTAAGACCAATAGAATAAATGACTCTTCCACTGTAAAACCAGAAACAAATTTAGAAATAggaataaaatagtaaaaacaaaCCTCCCGGTGGTTGATCAAAACATAAGGAACAATCTTGGGCAAGGCATCTGAAAGGATCTGGATGGTTCCCAACCCCTgtcaaaaattaaattccaGACAGTAAGGGGTGCTGAATATTTCACAACAATAAAGGCCATTATAGTAAAAAAGAGCTCTATGAACTTGCCGTCTTTTCAGAAACAATTTTGCCACCTATATTATCTGATTTAAGTACTTCACTTTCTTCAGGTGGTGGTTCACCATTTTGTTTAGGGGCATTCACAACATTTCCTGCAGTACCATTCTCACTTGAAGAACTAATTAACAACTCTTGTGCAACTTCCTCAGGTTTTTTCATGCCGTCATCAGAAATTTGACATGCCAGCAATGGAGCATCTTGATTCTCTAAAACACCAGATGTCGTGTCCACTTGATGAGATATTACAGTTTTATCTTCATGTATCTCAACAACATTTTCTTCTCCCTGAATTGACTCTTTCCCACAATTGCTGGAATCTAAAGCATCAGTAGCAATGgagttttttgcttttaaactTTCCATCTCCATCTGTAATGACTTTATTTCCTCCTTGTATCTTTCTAAGGACTGGGACTGTACATCATCAACATCACTAGTTGCCCAACTCCGTCCAGAACGATATCCTTCAATGTGCATTTTCAGTGAAGTGATTTCTGCTCTACAGTCATTAAGGTCCTTTCTTTGGTGCTCCAAGGACTGCTTCAAAACTTGCACCTGAGGTTTACGATATCAATGTATATATTCTTACATACATGTCTATGATGGCTACATAATACATTGTAATGAGAGATTTACCAGGTTCTCCCTGTCCTTAAGATCCTTCTGAAGAGCTTCTGATGATTTTGTTAAAGCCTTTATTTGACCATCAGCCAAATCTTTGTTTTTCAGCAAGCACTCCTTTTCATGATTTAGCTTCTCGTTTGCTTTTAGCAATGACTCATTTTCTCGAAGCATGGCAATTTTCTCCTGCAGCATAGAAAGCTTAATCAGAATATGCAGCAACACCCAAATCAAACACGAATGTTCCAAGTCCTCACAATGTTACCAACAAACATCAAGCCAAACaatctatcatttttaaaaaatttagatttaagtacttatcaaataaaatttgaggcAAAAACCTCCATTCACTCCATTAGAGTTTGACAACTAAGCCCATTGTACATGAAACATTAGCGAATACTAAAGTTCCTATTTGTTTCATGATGCATAAAAAATTGTTAGATTATGATTGTGTAGTGAGAAgaataacaaagaaaaagattaaCAATTGTAgggaaaagaatagaaaattgacTTAGTGAAAGATTTGGAAAGAACAATTATGAGAAGAGAGGGGTGATAACCACACAATGGAAAGAACaattttgggaagatctttggtggggtaaccaaactttgtgctctcaatttgctgatctttatagagttatttctatgaaaaACCTCATtgtctcaaatgtccttggcaattcctttccactatcttggaattttaatttttgccGCAATCTTACtgattcagaaattgatctccttcagagattaatgtcctcccttaGTTCAGTGcttttctctccttctttggcagattcaagagcgtggtctttgtcaTCGTCAGacttgttttcagtgaaatattttttcttggccttgtcaaaagtctcaaatcctatcttgttccttccggccaagtttttgtggagttcaaaagccccttcaaaagttaaggccctcgcttggttagtagcacatgggaaggtaaacaccaatgataagttgcaattgagaagaccctacaaatccctctgtcctcaatggtgcattctttgcaaaggaaatggagagtcgatcgaccacctttttcttcattgtcctgttaccaTTAGACTCTGGCACAAGTTGTTCAATCTAGCAAGGTtggtttgggtccctccaaggatttttgaggacatgttggttattgcttttaaaggcttggggaactcattaagaggcaagacactttggcaaattgcttgccttactttggtatggatggtgtggcaagagagaaacaataagatctttgaggataaggggagaacggaagagatgttatgggatttgattttgttctattcctctctatgggcttcttgttctgcagcttttagaggagttcctctaagtgttttacaactcaactggattgcaatttgcgcttcaaaagtttgagaatGTTGggttttctctttgtttttagatttccattgttgggagttttctcttttgttcagtttgtgtaggaaggacctctcatacTTCCCttagtttcttctctttcttttgtatcttttctttctcctgtatcttttcttctattaatatatttttcttcgtttctgatcaaaaaaataataataataactacaCAATGGAAAAACTGAAAAGTTACTCCAAAACATGTGATCAAGGTTCATTTTGACTTGTATATTACTATATTAAGAGAACTAGGCTCTTACCATTTTGGCCCCACTTGGTTCATAGAATGCAATGAACAGCAATGGGGCACCTTGAGGTATACATTCCTAGCATCAATATCTTAAGAATCAACTATTCCCATTTTAGTGTTTAGATCCTGAACAATTCTACAAGTAGAGTGTTTCTATTGCCACTCAATTTAATTTGTATAGAAACTAAAATTTGGTCACTTTCTTAATACCTTCGTTTATAAGTAAGTGTATAACTATGATACCTGGATCCTCCAACTTCACCTAGCTTGGCCATGTTGACACGACAGAGTACAGGTATGTCATCCTATGAGAGACTCTGCCTTGGATCTGaacatttgattttaaatgatttattttttaaaattaacttccTCAAAGGATAGCTATATTGGAAAAGAGAGTTTGTTTGAggtgaaattttataaaaatgtttagaggtgagaaagaaaaaataaggataaaatagaaaagaagatgAGCATAAggataaaatagaaaagaagatgATTTCTTATCAAAgatatcttttttcttctattgatatttacttgatatttttttattttatccttgTATCATGTCATACCCAAGTGTCTATCTCTGTTATTGAGACCTCTTTTTGGTCGAATCCTCAAATCCTAAAATTTGTAGGTGTAAAGGATCAAACAACTAGACACATATCCATACCCAACACCTGCACCGGAAAACCATACAACATAGGTCTATAAGACTGAAAATTAGAAAGTTAGTGATGGATCTAAAACAATGCAAAGTTCTGCACAAAGAGATTTTCattaaattacataattaaattttgtaatatacACCTTataagattttcaaaataaataatggttTGATGTGACAGGATATGACATATAAgcatgattttaattatattgcaTAATCacttttcctaattttttttttttttttatctctttcattctcttcatcttcaactATATCTTTTTAGGGAAGTCAGAATGTTAGATGAGGAGTTATATATCCCTTTTTTGGggtcaaattttgaaaatttggccTAATTCTGCagagtgaataaaaaatttgactaACTTTTATTTgagtagaaaaaataaaagagaaaaattgttcaaaagtATTAAATTTGAGTATAGTCCTttgacaaaaggaaaaaaaaaagtttcaattcttatttaatataaaacaatattttcaaatgattctTCAATTATAAAGGACAAAAATAGGATTACAAAATTAAGGCATAAAAAAGCATCTTCAAAATATGgaaattattatgattttgtatttttgaGATTGGATATTTAAGGGTATGTTATAATTGTAAATTATAATAACTATTATTCCACTTCAAGGGTATACAAATATTACCTCCTTATATAGAGTTTCATtacccacttttttttttttttttttttctgataggtaGTTTCATTACCCACATTTAGGGGTTATGGAATGAAATGGAAAATCTACCATATATTGGTTTGCATGAATCACAAGAATTTGTAAATGAAGATTGCTTTCTCATTCCTATTCCTTCATTCCTCAAACCAAATGCAAACTTAAGGTGTTGccaaaaaatttcatctttattCCCTAAAAAAATGCTTGGTAGAAAAATTACCAGAAGCCACAAATTAGGTATAGAAACCTTTAAACACTTGCTAGTACTGcacataaaaattttagaaagggAAATGAATCATTTTAAAAGACAGGTATAAGAACTGGCTCACTAGATGAGTAAGAATGATGGGCTGtgggaaacaaaatattcaaaaatgaGTCTTACAGAATTAGGATGCTAAGATGGACGAGTCCTGAACAGCCAAATGAGAGAATATCAGACACAAAACTAAAAGTAGCACCTGATAAATACAAGATGAGGGAATAACGCTTATGATGGTTCAACTTAGTCCAAGAAATGCACCAATAATAATGATTCAATGTTTAAGGGGTTCAAATAGGAAGCAGCAGACAAAATTGAACTTGAACTGAGGTAGTCAGAAAAGATGtgatcattttcaatttaaaataatacagTCAGGTGGTAACAAATAGCCATATCTTTGCTTCCAAATAAAGTTCTTTTTTACATATTCATTCATTTACATGAATTAGAAGcttcttataaaatttatgcCTTCTCTGTGACCTGTCAAACCCTTTTAGTTGCTTGCACCTACTAAAACCCATACTCATAACAAAGCTTTTTTCCATGGTTGTGACAACTTCCTTCATCCAAGTGCATGAACGCTAATTCTTACCAAACTTGGAAAGCAAAGATGACTCCACATAAATCCAATTCCACAAGGCCAAGGCATTCAAGAGTATTCTACATGGACTTGAGTactgaatgtttttttttttataagtaaaggatatgcattaaaaaggcaaaacgccgcaaagcatacaggaagtatacaaggcagcttaggcctcaaaaaaacaaaaacaaagaatcacctccctttaagtggaagctatccactctaaaaagcctataagggaggacgcctcctcacctacatacaatttggcccaactccacaaattacaaacaaaaaaattctttaacttttgaACATTCAAtatcaccccccccccccccccccccccttaaagctaatctattcctgtccttccacaccgtccaaaaaatacacaacggaatggcatcccatatctttttccttttctttcccacaaacgaTCCCCTCCGACTAgctaaaacctcctttacagtttctggaaaaacccatttcacatcaactaaaccaaaaacaatatcccataaggctctaaccactgtacaatgtataaggatatgatttacactttcttcctcaCAGCCACACAAGAAGCAACGGTTTGGCAGTTGAAatcctcttctttgaagtttatCCAAAGTTAGCACCTTTCCCATGTCACCTCCCAGGCAAAAAAAGCAACCTTAGTTGGCACCCTTGCCACC
Above is a genomic segment from Vitis riparia cultivar Riparia Gloire de Montpellier isolate 1030 chromosome 14, EGFV_Vit.rip_1.0, whole genome shotgun sequence containing:
- the LOC117929636 gene encoding RAB11-binding protein RELCH homolog, yielding MDVVERASLCNCVVNFLLEEKYLLSAFELLHELLEDGREAQAIRLKEFFSDPSHFPPDQISRFNSLRVADPQSLLEEKEALEEKLAISGYELRLAQEDILKLKTELEKKADFLPNSSKSNSDVSVDHGQDIQRQKRDASYSDLGPLKDNERRDLNCAVKEYLLLAGYRLTAMTFYEEVIDQNLDVWQNTPACVPDALRHYYYQYLSSTAEAAEEKIAMLRENESLLKANEKLNHEKECLLKNKDLADGQIKALTKSSEALQKDLKDRENLVQVLKQSLEHQRKDLNDCRAEITSLKMHIEGYRSGRSWATSDVDDVQSQSLERYKEEIKSLQMEMESLKAKNSIATDALDSSNCGKESIQGEENVVEIHEDKTVISHQVDTTSGVLENQDAPLLACQISDDGMKKPEEVAQELLISSSSENGTAGNVVNAPKQNGEPPPEESEVLKSDNIGGKIVSEKTGLGTIQILSDALPKIVPYVLINHREELLPLIMCAIERHPDSSTRDSLTHTLFNLIKRPDEQQRRIIMDACVNLAKNVGEMRTETELLPQCWEQINHIYEERRLLVAQSCGELAEFVRPEIRDSLILSIVQQLIEDSGTVVRDAAAHNLALLLPLFPNMDKYFKVEELMFQLVCDPSGVVVETTLKELVPAVINWGNKLDHILRILLSHILGSSQRCPPLSGVEGSVESHLHVLGERERWNVDVLLRMLTELLPFVHQKAIETCPFPTVSESMGTLFSTSLLELYAGGHIEWPAFEWMHIDCFPSLIQLACLLPQKEDNLRNRITKFLLAVSERFGDSYLTHIMLPVFLVAIGDNADLTFFPSTIHSVIKGLRPKTAIAERLATMCVLPLLLAGVLGAPCKHEQLVEYLRNLLVQGTVKESQPTKRNAEIVDAVRFLCTFEEHHGMIFNILWEMVVSSNIEMKISAANLLKVIVPYIDAKVASTHVLPALVTLGSDQNLNVKYASIDAFGAVAQHFKNDMIVDKIRVQMDAFLEDGSHEATIAVVRALVVAIPHTTDKLRDYLLSKIFQFTTMPSPTSDVMRRRERANAFCESIRALDATDLPATSVRELLLPAIQNLLKDLDALDPAHKEALEIILKERSGGTLEAISKVMGAHLGIASSVTSLFGEGGLLGKKDSGDPPPEPVESPRAVPPPPAEDTRFMRIMRGNFTDMLRSKAKNQEDTSTGQ